One window of Electrophorus electricus isolate fEleEle1 chromosome 24, fEleEle1.pri, whole genome shotgun sequence genomic DNA carries:
- the LOC113572338 gene encoding DNA-binding protein inhibitor ID-1, which produces MKVVGPTCALKSKAGGEDVVRCLSDQSLAISKCKIPLLDDQMSAFLQDMNSCYSKLKELVPTLPPNKKASKMEILQHVIDYIRDLQVELASPGINRQQGTTGTRTPLTTLNAELSSISVENGCSDDRILCR; this is translated from the exons ATGAAAGTTGTTGGACCTACGTGCGCGCTGAAGAGCAAGGCTGGCGGCGAGGACGTGGTGCGCTGTCTGTCCGACCAGAGCCTCGCCATCTCCAAGTGCAAGATTCCCCTTCTGGACGACCAGATGAGCGCGTTCCTGCAGGACATGAACAGCTGTTACAGCAAGCTGAAGGAGCTCGTGCCTACCTTGCCACCCAACAAGAAGGCCAGTAAAATGGAGATCCTGCAGCACGTAATCGATTACATCCGGGACCTGCAGGTGGAACTCGCCTCCCCGGGAATTAACCGGCAGCAGGGGACAACCGGCACGCGCACACCCCTTACAACGCTGAACGCGGAGCTCAGCAGCATCTCGGTGGAG aacGGCTGCTCAGATGACCGAATCCTGTGCCGTTGA